Proteins from a genomic interval of Nitrospirota bacterium:
- a CDS encoding DUF599 family protein: KMFSTAGIHYTFGIRGFYFTIPLIGWFLGSWLFILLTVMVLLLCLKLDYGK; this comes from the coding sequence AAAGATGTTTTCTACCGCAGGAATTCACTACACATTTGGTATACGTGGATTTTACTTCACTATTCCATTGATAGGCTGGTTTCTGGGCTCATGGCTTTTTATTCTGCTCACGGTAATGGTCTTATTACTGTGCCTAAAACTCGATTATGGTAAATAA